The nucleotide sequence GGGACAACCTTATATGCTGACACAAGTGGTTTTCCACAAGTACTCATTTAGTATACATATACTTTCAAAAGCTTTGCATGAGTATTGCTCAAACTGAAGTATACATAACAGTCAACCCTATCCGTTTTCAGTGTTGTACTCTTGGTAACATGGCCATGGTCTCTCTAAATTGGTTTCTTATGCAATAGGCTTTGgccattataaaaaaaattgcacGTTTGGGTTCTGCCATATACTGCATTATATGGTTTGATTTCTTGGACATCAACAGAATTGTGCTACAACCTAACCAAGGTTGATTTCATTTGAATATTAGTACTCTCTATTTTGCTTCTCATGGTTATTAACTGCAGTATCCTCATAGTGTGCAATTTGTTTCTTTACCCGTAATTTTGGGCATGCTTTACTTTTAATTGGAATTTCTTTTCTCAGTATCTGATTGTTTGCATCAGTTCATGAACTTTAACTTTTACTGATGTGTTCTTTCTTCTGTTTTTGTTTTCCCAGAAGCAGCTGGTGGTCTGATTATTTGGACTCAACTTCTAACCAGAATGGGAAATTGTTCAGGAAAAGTGAGAAATTATCCATAGATGACATCAGAACCCATGATGAGTGCTATGAATTTGTAGTTTTAAGCATTTTGTATTGTGGATGTTTCTTGGATCACATGCTTTTGGTTGTTATCCACTGTTTTTATAATCAATCTCGATATCCTTTTTTAATTCACTATTTACTTGTGCTTTTCAGATATGTTTTTCTCATAGTTCAGAAGTCAATGCATGTGAATGAATTTAACTGTGCATTGTATGTGTTGTAGAAGGAAATTCTGAATTTAGTAAAAGATTATTGTGGTTTATGGAGTATGTATATGAGTTAGCAATGGTTCTCTGAGTAGTAATGTTGCAGCGATAAAGCCTGTGACTTTTAGCTTCATCAAACATATTATTATGCACTAACATGATTTCTTCTCCAGTCGCATTTTTCATCTGTCTCATTGCAAGAGCCTGCAAGTTCATGCTTTATCCGTTGACTGCTAGAGGAATTTTCATCATTGTATAAAATGTTATCTTCACCTATCGTGCATATATCTGATGATTTTCTGGACCTGAACGTCTGATGTTGCATATTTTTTACCATGTTCCTCTGGAAATTACCTTACTCATGTTACATATATAGATGTTAGTCTCAGGAGTTGGTGAATATTCAGTaatcttttctatttttttccttttattttagaAAGGTGGAGGGGGTGATCTTGAAGATGAGATAAACTTCAGAGGTGGAAATGTGCATGTAATAACTTCAAAGGAAGGCTGGGACCAAAAAGTTTCGGAAGCAAACAAGGATGGGAAGATAGTAAGCAACTTGAAAAGTTCCACTTATTTATGTACATTTATCACATTAACAAATATGATCATAGAGTCCTCTTACACAAGCAGTCAACACCAAATATTAAATGATCTCCTACTGCTTGCATTTGCACATACAAGCAGTCAATGTAAGTTTGCAGTTTTATGACTGAAATTCATATCCTGTTCTATGTTATGAATTTGGTTGAAATTGCACAACCAATTGAAGAAAGGAACTCATTAGGGGATGCATTTCTTAGAGGTTGCTTTTTCAGTCTTTTCTTTCAGAAGGTCAAAAGATTCCACAACTATTCTCTTTTCTCCCAAAGGCGGCAGGTGATAATGGAAAGAAGCCTATGCTGCCTGgtcaaatattataaattgatttttttaatatcagAATTAGATAGTTCATGTGAAGACATCTTGCATATGTTAAGTTTCATATTATTTGCATTCAAGAAGTATTGGTTAAATGTACATGAGCACTATAAATTTATATTTGGTCTTTTAAAAAGTAACCTAGCTAATTTCGATACAAACACTAACCTCCTTTGCACTTGTAAATTACTTGAGACTTAAGGCATATGCAAATTCTTTCGGACTAGGAATCTCAAAGTTGCAGGCTTTCAAACCAGGACCATGCTTCTTTAAGTCCTGTTTGCTCTGGTGACATTTTAACTGTCAGAGATAGATCTGCATATACTCTCTGAATACTTAACCACTGTTGAACCTGTTTCACTTTAGCTTATGACATGAGGTTAAATTATAGTCACAAAAAAGAATAACTTCAGTGTTTTTGCTGTTGAGCTTGATTTAATAGCAGAAATAAAATCTTATATTCATATATCAACATTGTTTCTTCGAAAATCCAAGTATAGAAAGCCTGCATTGTTGAAGTGGATATTACTTGTAAAATCAATTACACGGCCATTGGCAATCTTTGTGTAGGGTTTGATATACTTGGATGGGGTCTGATGATGTTCGTCTTCATTGTGATCTAATATAAATTTATCATTCTAGTAAGTGCCCTACATACCTGGTGATTTTAAGCCGGATCTTCTAACTACATACCTGGTGTGATGAAAGTGCTTTAGAAAAAAAGGGACTCTGAAAGTGTCAGTTACATGTTGAAAGCAATAACCCTGAAtattcaaatttttatttttatttctgcaCATACATGTAGTTTTTTTGTGATATATGCCTTTGTTCCCACAGGTTATAGCAAATTTTAGTGCAGGTTGGTGTGGCCCATGCAGAGCGATGGCACCGGTGTATATGGAGCTGTCTGAGAAGTATCTTTCACTGATGTTTTTGTCGATAGATGTCGATGAGTTAACAGTAAGATTTGCTTCAACCTTTATTTGATCCATCGCATTTTCTGGTCCATTCTGCTATAGATTTGAAAGTGCACTTACTATTATGTCACTTATCTTTTTCATGAATAGGTTATTAGTTTTCTACTTGCCTGATTTCGTTTATCCTAGTTTTTACCTGCTACTCCTTCCTTATCTCGAATTAGTACATTTGTCATCCTTGAGTATGCTTAAAGCTATTGATTGAGACATCTCTTATTCAAAGCGTGGGAAATGTTTTGATTATTTTTCACAAGAAAAACTTAGTTGAGACGATGGGAAAAAAGGCAAATCAGTTTACCATAACATAGCATtgtcttaaaaaaataaatgtcCGTCTTAGTTTGGGCAGGGAATTCTGAACTTTGTCTTCTTTGCTAAGTCACGGTTTAGGTTCTGGATAAGGCTTGGAATAAGATTTGATGCTTATAGAAAAGTTTATAGAATCACTATCTATCTGCCTTTTCCCAGCCTTTGCATTATGGTATCCGTACCCGTTAGCATGGTGTTAAATGTTATTTCTGCATTACCAAAGCCAAGAACTTTCCAACTTGAGCACCGGTTGGATAGGCACTCACCACTGGCAGAGAGAAGATGAAACATATAGGCATTAAGCTACGTAAGGAACTTGTGCATCAACAATTATTTCAGCTTTATGAAATTCATAAATTTGTGGAGTTAACAGTGCAATTTTTATAGAGCTTATAATCTGACCTCAGATGACTCACCAATCTTCCTAAATGTAAAGATCAAAGGTTTGAGCTCATCGAAACTGCAAAGGTGCTTGACTTTTAGTTTTCTATTCAATTTTTTTGCAAGCGGAGAATAAAAAACATGAACTCCAGATAGAAAACATTTTGTTCTTGAGAAAACTACTAAGTAGCGTAAGAAAAGCTTAGAAAGCTTATCAGTAACTGAGATGCAGCCAACATCTAGTAATCTTTGTCTCAGATATCGTGGTGAGCTCTTTTCTGCATGTGATGCATAATAAagctataaaaaatataatctcaGAAAATTCTGATAACTGCATCCTTATGATCAACTTCAGTGTTTTTGGTTTTTCCTCGGACTAAAACTTCTACTTGTGTGATACATTCATTTATTAGGAAATTTTATGGATCAACAGATAAAAATAATGGAAATTGTTCACCATATTTTCCTGGGTAAATATTTAAGTTGGATCATGTTTTGGAAGTCAGTTGTAGAGAATTTATATGGTTATACATGTTTCAGGAATTTAGTTCGTCGTGGGATATCCATGCGACTCCAACATTCTTGTTCCTGAAAGATGGGCAACTGCTGGATAAGCTCATAGGTGCCAACCGATCTGACCTGGAGAAGAAGATAATCATGTTTGTTGATTCCTGCTCCAAAAATTCAAATCTATAATGCCAAGTCCCTGCACTCTAAATCTTTTCTGTCAAAACAATTGTCAGCTTATCCGCCATGAGAAAACACATCTGTACCATGAACTCCTTTTGTTCTATGAATTGCGTCAGTCGTGGTTTTCAAAATGACCTCTCTTCCTCGCCAGTCACCATGAATGCCCAAATAATCTAATTTTATTCTGCTTGATGTGATAGGCAATGTGACTGACAAGGTTTGCAGTAATTGAAGACATTAGCTGAAGTCATTGTTTACTCGGGTTAGGCAGAGCATACAAAGGCATCATCAACACACAGAAGACGGTGGATCGAGGCCACCCTCCCCCGGCGTGATGTGATGGGCAATGTAAATGACAAGGTTTGCAGTAATTGAATATATTATTAGCTGGAGGCTAATCCGTTTTTTTGGACTCAGGTAGGCACAGCATACAAAGGCATCAGACTACTACTAGTACTAGTACTGCTACTACAACACAAGCTGGACGAATACAGAAGACGGTGCGTCGATGCCACCCTCCACCGGCGTGATGAACTCACCGGCCCTTTGGGTTCACGATCTGTGAGAACACCGCACTGGGCGTCAATCCATCGGAGTCCTCGCTACCCACACTCCTCCCTCCGATGCTtatcgtggtggtggtggtggtgctcgGCTCGCTTGATGGATCATCAGCAACCTTCTTTCCATCCATCACAACCGATGATGCCGTCTCTTCTGAGATCCCGTCACCGAGACTGCCATTCTCCTCCGCGCTCTCCTGCAGCTGGAGCGCAAACTCGAGGTTCCAAAGCACATCGCCCATCGATGGCCGTTCCGTTCCCGCATCCGCCACGCACTTCTTGGCAGTCTCTGCAAACTTCTTGAAGCACTGCGCCGCAATCTTCCCCTTCAGGTAGGGATCCATGATCTGGTCGAGTGTTCCCTTCTTCTGGCAGTGCACTGCCCACTCCGCCAAGCTCACCTGCTCCTTTGGCAGCGACGGGTTTAGGGCTGGCCGAGCACAGAGGACCTCGAACAACACCACCCCGAAGGAGTAGACATCGGATTTCTCGGTGAGCTGCTGCCGCCTGAAGTACTCTGGGTCGAGATATCCGAAGCTGCCCTTCACCACCGTGCTGACATGGGTGTTGTCCAGCGTCGGGCCAGTCTTGGAAAGACCGAAGTCCGACACCTTCGCCACCCACTTCTCATCCAACAGAATGTTGGTCGTCTTCACATCTCGGTGGATGATGGTGTACTTGGCACCGGTGTGGAGGTAGTGCAGGCCGCGAGCAGCCCCGATGCAGATCTCCAGTCGCTGCCGCCAGGTGAGAGGTGGCTTCTGTGTCTTGTAGAGGTGCTCCCGAAGCGTTCCGTGGGCCATGTAATCGTATACCAGGATCATCTCACAGTTTTCCTCGCAGTACCCGATCAAGGAGACGAGGTGCCTGTGGCGGAGCTTGGAGAGCATCTCGATCTCGGTCTGGAACTCATGGACGCCTTGCTCCGACATCGGGTTGCCGCGCTTGATGGCAACCTTGGTGGCGCCGTCTATCTCCCCGCAGTACACCTTTCCGAAACCGCCAACCCCGAGGAGGAGGGACTCGTCGAAATCTTTCGTGGCGGCCTTAATCTCCGCGAACGAGAAGTGGCGGCAAAGGTTGGCGGGGAGCGACGAGACGTAGCTCCCCGTGGCGTTCGTCTTCCCCGACGCAGCCGAATGTGAATTGCCGTACAGAGAGAGCGGCAACCAACCGGAAGGCCCGTCGCTGCTAACGGcatccttccccttcttcttcttcttcttatgtcgTCTGCAGATGGCGGTAAGACAGAGAAGAGCAAGCAAGAACGCGAAGCCTCCCGCAACTCCACCGGCGATGGCCGCGGTCCCACTCTTGGGTTTCATGGACTTCCCGTCCGAAACCTTGCCAAGATCCACCTCCGGCTCAGGCCTCAGCGGTGGATTAAGTCCAGCGAGACTGCCATTGGCGTTCTGCAACTTGAAAACCTCGAGCCCATTCAAGATAGCATCGAACATCTGCGGCTTGGTTTCGGTATCCGGATGAAGCGCGATCCGCATCTCCATCTGCCCGCTTCCTGCTGTGATCACCACATAGTCCTCGAAGACGGGGACACCGATGCCGGAGCTCCAAGCGATCACATCAGCCCCTCGCTGCACGGTCTGGTTGTCGACGAAGATGTCAAAGACCCGTTGATTCACCTTGGTCATCGGATACTGGATCTCGCAGAAATGGAACCTCAAGAGATAGTAGAAACCAGCGTCGACGGGGAGAATCCATGTGAGGTTATAGTTCAGGTTGACATGTGCATCCGGCCCCATCGACCGCGCCGTCGAGTAGACATTCGACGGTGCAATGTAGCTGGCGAGAGCAGATGGGTAAGAGATGGTGACGTTGGGATCACTGGAGTAGGTCACGCCGAACGCAGCTCCGTAGATGTACGGAGAGTCGTCGTTCCAAGAGCGGAACAAGCCCGAGTCTTGGGTAGGGGAAAGAGACTGCCCACCCACGTTGAGCCGGTACATGGTCTCCAGAGCCCAGTCCTGGTCGATGGAGTACTGCACGGAAGTGCCACCACCCACAACAAGCATAGGGTTTGCCGAGCCGAAGATGTCGGGGATCGACACGACCTCGATGCCGTTCACGAAGGCATAAGCTTGGGGATGGGCGGTGGATGGGGTGAAGGTGAGGTTGAGGCCGCCGGTGGAGACATTGACCGAGAACTCGCGGGTGAGGTAGGCATAATTGAGGGAATCGGCCGTCAGGTAGGCACTGAAGTTGCTGAGGAGGGTGTGGGAGTCGGAGGTTACGGAGAAGAGGGCGTCGGATGCGGCATGGGTGGAATAATTACAAGGGTAGAAGTGGAGGCGGATGTACTTCCGGCCGGGGCCGAGAGGGAAGGAGAAGGTGTAGGGGGAGGTGAAGACCCGGGCCGTCATGTACGGGACTTGGGGGACCGAGGAGTCTTGCAGGGAGGCCGTCAGTCCTGCAACGTTCAAGGAGGGGCCGTACTTGGAACCGGTGTCTCCGGTCCAGATTCGGGAGTCGGTGTCTTTGGCCTGCCCTGAGGCGCCACAATTCAGGAGGATGTTGTCCCGGGGAACATAGCTGGAGTCGTCCGCGGCGATCGAGATCGGAGCAATCACCAAGAACAGTAAGGAAGCGGAGAGAAGGCCGGGAGACATGCCGAGATGGTTCCTCATGTGGAAAGAAGGAAGTCTGCGATCTGCGCCGAAgctaaaaaagaagagagaacgaAGGGGTTTTTGGGGAAGAAAGCGATCTGTGGATTGCTGAAAGCTACGGGGCAAGTTCTTCCATTTCACTACAGCCAGCGGAAATCTGTGGATTTCAGCTAAAAAAATTCTGTCCAAGAGAAACGCACAGCAAGAGTTCCACGGAGAGTCAACACGAGTTGAAACAGACACCAAAGACGGAGGGGCAAAAGGAGCAGAGCAAGCTTCTTACAGGAGGTCGGAGGGCAGCGAGCGAGAAGACGGCCAAAACCGCGGGATTTCGCGGTGGAGCACTGCGCCTGCCGTTGAGCTATCCACTTCTCCGGCTTTTGTAGTGCGCCACTAATTTGATGGGAAGTGGGAATTTTGGGCAGGCTTCCACTGTCTTGCGGTCTCAGACCCCTCCTCGTGGAAACGGACGCCTCCGCTGGAAGGGGGTCGCGCAGCTGGTGGAGCAATCGATGGAAGGGGTACGTTTTGCGGGTTGAGCATGCGAGCGTGGAGAAAGGTACTGCACTTCCCAACGCGCCAGCTGTCGTCAGGTTGGCACCAGGGAACCAACGGCGTGATTGCGGGGGGCCCCGTTTGCAGATCGACCAATAAAGACCGTCGGATTGTGGTTTGGCTCTTGCTCTTTTCCTACTTTTCGACGGTGGATACACACGTGGGACGACACGGTAGGCGAGCCGTCGCCGCCCCGCTTTTCCTTGGCAGGGGCCCACGTTAAACTGGATTCGACGTATTGAGATGAGAGAAATACTAAATTATCGAAAAAGAAGGAAATGACGCACTTAAAGCTTTAGATTTAGTTAACGGAATCATCGGATGTTGATAGATGTAATATtaatttcattattaaattaatatcatcaagatcatataaaataatatataatttattaattacATCATTAAATGATAGCAAATAATAATAGAGGACATCATGAAATTTAATGGGCCCCCTCTGGTATCGAACCTGCGACAAAGGCAGTATTAGGACAACCCTCCAACCACCGGAATCAATAGACCAACAGTTAAGATGTGTATAAGATAAACCTATTGATGACTTCAACATCTTACAGTTGCAGCTACACTTAGGAATAATGGAAGAAGATAGCTTCCTGAAATCATAATTAGATATTAAAACTGAGGCTGGATCTTGAGAATGAATCCCAAGATTGACCTGAACTAGACAGGAACATGAAGTGTGAGATTAATGGTTGGCAAGTGAAATAGATGTGGCACAGGTACAGGAAGATCGACCACCAAACCATTACACTGATGATGACAAGTTGCACACCTACCATGAACAAGATTCTTAACACTTTTATTCACCAAATCCATATAGGCTTAGAAGCTAgcagtcccccccccccccccccatgatTCCAGCTATGAACAGCGAGCACCATCTTTGATGCAGTTTCAGGTGTGTAGTAGAATCCACATGTAGGCGTGCTCGGAGACGGTACAGAAGAGCAGTGTGTCCCTGGCCAAATACCACAATAAAGATAGAGATCATTCCATGTAGAGCTGGCCTAGCATGCACCACATCAATGAATTCATTGTGTCTTGGAGAATGAGGTATAGCAGGCTACAAGGGAACCACAAGAACTGATGAATTACATATATTTCTGAACACGGTAAAAGATATCGAATATCAAAACAATGAACTGCATACGATAAACTTTAAAAAATGGTACCAAGTTAGAGCATGAATCTCGATGCAATGTTAAGATTGTTTTTTTTGCGATCTTGATAACAG is from Musa acuminata AAA Group cultivar baxijiao chromosome BXJ3-8, Cavendish_Baxijiao_AAA, whole genome shotgun sequence and encodes:
- the LOC135644339 gene encoding receptor-like protein kinase FERONIA — translated: MRNHLGMSPGLLSASLLFLVIAPISIAADDSSYVPRDNILLNCGASGQAKDTDSRIWTGDTGSKYGPSLNVAGLTASLQDSSVPQVPYMTARVFTSPYTFSFPLGPGRKYIRLHFYPCNYSTHAASDALFSVTSDSHTLLSNFSAYLTADSLNYAYLTREFSVNVSTGGLNLTFTPSTAHPQAYAFVNGIEVVSIPDIFGSANPMLVVGGGTSVQYSIDQDWALETMYRLNVGGQSLSPTQDSGLFRSWNDDSPYIYGAAFGVTYSSDPNVTISYPSALASYIAPSNVYSTARSMGPDAHVNLNYNLTWILPVDAGFYYLLRFHFCEIQYPMTKVNQRVFDIFVDNQTVQRGADVIAWSSGIGVPVFEDYVVITAGSGQMEMRIALHPDTETKPQMFDAILNGLEVFKLQNANGSLAGLNPPLRPEPEVDLGKVSDGKSMKPKSGTAAIAGGVAGGFAFLLALLCLTAICRRHKKKKKKGKDAVSSDGPSGWLPLSLYGNSHSAASGKTNATGSYVSSLPANLCRHFSFAEIKAATKDFDESLLLGVGGFGKVYCGEIDGATKVAIKRGNPMSEQGVHEFQTEIEMLSKLRHRHLVSLIGYCEENCEMILVYDYMAHGTLREHLYKTQKPPLTWRQRLEICIGAARGLHYLHTGAKYTIIHRDVKTTNILLDEKWVAKVSDFGLSKTGPTLDNTHVSTVVKGSFGYLDPEYFRRQQLTEKSDVYSFGVVLFEVLCARPALNPSLPKEQVSLAEWAVHCQKKGTLDQIMDPYLKGKIAAQCFKKFAETAKKCVADAGTERPSMGDVLWNLEFALQLQESAEENGSLGDGISEETASSVVMDGKKVADDPSSEPSTTTTTTISIGGRSVGSEDSDGLTPSAVFSQIVNPKGR
- the LOC103994086 gene encoding thioredoxin H4-1; translated protein: MGNCSGKKGGGGDLEDEINFRGGNVHVITSKEGWDQKVSEANKDGKIVIANFSAGWCGPCRAMAPVYMELSEKYLSLMFLSIDVDELTEFSSSWDIHATPTFLFLKDGQLLDKLIGANRSDLEKKIIMFVDSCSKNSNL